The DNA region CAATATGCATTTATTCAGCACAAGTTTGAAGGACATATGATGCTTAAAGGTCTTACATGTTTTGTCTGGTTGATGGTGTTGAAATAAGTGGTAAAAATGTGTCTCTTAAAGCATATTGGCAAGCTTTTGAGATCTTGTGATGTTAGTTTTAAGAGAAAGAGCATATAATTAAATACTATGACAGTAGAAGTGTGACCGCATACGTACACGTATTCCGCGAGATTCCAAGAAAGACTTCTTCACTACGTCAAAGTCTGAATTGATACAACGGAGAAAGTGATCGGAGGGATTTCTTCGACTTGGACATGGAAATCCCGATTTAGCAAAGAACTGCAACATTAATACATGAAAATTTAACTTTCAGTTTAGTTTTTAGGATTAAGTTTTAACATAACAAAAGTATTGATGGATAGAGAAAAACCACAAGGCATGTTCACAGGAAAATGAGTCATTGCTTGTGATAGTTTGTACCTCAAGGGACAACTTTGCTGCTCCAAAATATACTGTTTGACCACCAGAAAGTAGAAAAAGATCATCAAAGAGTGCAAACACCTCACTACTTGGCTGATGGATGGAAGAGATAACTGTTCTGCCACCATGAGCAATATTTCTAAGAGTTTGAACAACAAAGAATGCTGAGGCACTGTCAAGGCCACTTGTAGGTTCATCAAGAAACAAGAGGCTGGGCCTTGTGAGGATTTCAAGTGCAATGCTTAGTCTCTTCTTCTCCCCTCCACTTATACCTCTCAAATGCCAGTTTCCAATCAGCCCGTCTGCGCAATCTTGCAGACCCATTTCTATAATGGTTCCCTCTACAATGCCATTAATCTCTTGTTTGGTCATGGTAGTTGGAAGCCTCATATGGGCTGAGTAAGTTAAGGTTTCTCTAATTGTTAATGTTCCCAACAATATATCTTCTTGGGTCATATAAGCCTGAAATTTTCAAcagcaaaaaaagaagaaaaagtatttGAAGAGAAATTGGTCAAAGAAGTGGCCCTTATATGATTGCACAAGAagaaatttgaacaatttttcaTTGTATCACTGGATTCAGAACTGAAATGAGAAGCATGGAACTATTTCGGGTTTCTATAATCACTATGTAAATTCTAATGCATATATGAACACATTCATGGATGTatgtaaataaataacttaCAAGAACACCATAGTCTAGTCTCCCCTTCCTCCCATTAAGAAGAACATTTCCAGACATGACAGTGTTTCCTGAGAGCCTACCTGCAAAAGCTCAAGGATCATTAATTTACCACAACAAAGTATGAATATAGCAAGAACTAAATTACACAAATTAGCCATCAAGTAATCAATTGACAGCTCTTGTCCAAAGTAAAACCCTAGCTAAAACcctcttttattttgtaattaagtTAATTACTTAACTCTTTTGTGCTGGATATATAATCTAGAAATTATCTACTAATTAGCCTCTTAAACTAAACTGCCAGCACCCATCAAGTGGTGAAAATTTCAAATGCATTTGGCCTAAGCTTGGACTAACACACGAAACAATGTGTCAAACTTTTCATGCTAATTTTATTAAGCATTCATCCTTTTTCTAGGGacttagttttatttttctacactTGAAGAAACAAGGTGGTTTAAAAATTGCTCGTCTTGGTGACGTGTTGAGGTTTTGCTTCATTCACATGATTTGTGTGTTTCTGCATAATGCTAAATTCCACGTGCTGCAGTAAATGCACATTTCCCTCTATCTCACGAAACTTCATTGACATTAAATGCATTCTTTTGatattatcaaacaattttCATAGAGACAGTTTGgaatattgtttctttttttaaagaaaaaagttgggttAGACCATTAGAATGGaactaaaaattaataagaTCTAAAAGATAAGCCAATTAAAAGATGAAGTTACTTGCATGACCTACATAACTTCATAGAATGGGAATAAAGTATAGGAAGGGAAGGGTTATATGTTTTGATAATGCAGAAAAATGATGGAGAGTTTATTAGactaaaagtttaaaatatatatatatatatatatatatatatattaacaagtCTTTCACTGCCTGCACTTGAGGAAGATCCTGCTGCCTCAGTTTTTGGTGCAAATTAAaatgagaaaggaaaaaaaagaaaagaaaagagaataaagtAAAAGTATTCAAGGGTTATGAAacggtttttctttttctttttcctcatatatatatatatatatatatatatatataaaagctctAACAAGCCGTCAACTTTCAAGGGGAAGAAAGATCGTCATATTAAGACTACAATAATATGTTATAAGACCAAGATATGCTTTacaagaatgttttgtatgtgTCATGATCATTAACTTGGAAAATCGATCAAGATGAACATGCTTTAATTGTTCATGCATATCAATGACAGAGTCACTtccttagagagagagagagagagaaagagaaccaGCTAAAGCATCAAGAAGGGTGGATTTCCCAGAGCCAGAAGGACCCATAATAGCCATGATCCTGCCAGGTTCAGCATACCCACTGAGCCCATCAAGCAATCTCCTGGTGTGTCCATCTCCAAAGTTTGGGAGCACAACACTAAGATCTTGCCATACCAAGTGCATTCCCCTCTCACCACTAACCTCCCCTGTTTCCATACTACACATACCCAACAAAGGTTCTTAAGTTTCAAGTAAAGAAAGCCAACAAGAGAGCTGCAGGGAATACAAAAAACAAGGTCATCAAATAGTTATAAAGTAAAGGCTGCTATAGCCTATGGGTCAGTAGGTTTAATCAGcaaaaccaaacaacaaaagGAGACGACAGAGTATATTAAGAAGAGGGTAGTCTTTTACGTCTAGCATGGTTGGTCTAATGACTGTGAAGGCATCTTTGGTCACTGGTAAAATAGTTAATGGAGGCAGTAACTGAGCTCACCAAACTGCCATCAATGCCTTTTCATAATGATTGATGAAGCTGCAGTAAAGAGACACTCAGAGTGAGACATGTTGATCCTACTAGCCTACCtatcatgatttaaaaaagcTCATTACTAAGTACACAGTTCCTAGCTACTCCACTGCAGGCCTGGCATCTTCAAGCATTTCACTCCAATAATCCTTTCTTAATCTTAATTATTTAGAACATTTTCGAAATTGCGTcgagaaaaaaaacttttagcttcagaaaaaacttcatttttaagttttttttgaacttttaaagcctcaaaatactttttaaacttCTTAACGCAATTCTAAACAGGCCTTTAATCATCCATGCTTTCTTGGTTTGGTAGTTGCGAGGGCGTATCTGCGTGGGCATTCATGCATTGTTTTTGAATGGTTTGCCTATCATGGTAATGGCACTTAAATGGGGTGTACAGCTTGTGAGATGTGATTGACTATATTGTGTGAAGTACTTGCACAAATGCCACGGAACCTTAAggtaattaaattaatacactgtttttttttttttttttcccttctctaTTTGGTGAATTTTCCAAAAGTTTATGTACAATATAAGGCTATGATGAAGGTGAGCCCATTGCCCTTAAGCAGAACAGACACCATTTATAAAAAGAGAGGGGTGGACCTAAGTTCAAGGCCGGCTCGATGTATTTTGAGGCCTAAAGAGATAAGTTTAATTAAGAACAATTTGTAACGTAAGTCTTCTATAATGGACGTTTTGGGGTTGGCTAGCCTTcgagtatttttatttttgaagatttCTTCAAAAAGTTCTACTTCATTACCAAAATCTTTATGTTGATTGATTTTACGCTTTCTTGGATTTTGATTGAAAATTGATCATTTGCACTGTATGATGAAATTGACATTTTTCTAAATTGTTTAACTTGGGGTCTAAATCAGAATTTTCTTAAGGAATGAAAAACTTTGCTGGCACTTATAGTCTGCAATCAATGAACTTGCCAGGAAACATTGAACTATGTAAGGTCATTGGCATACTATACACTACATTGAGGCATACCTACCCACAATAATGCCATGATGAGTtgcaattataaaaattatgagtaacaCTTTTGTACTATTGTCATGTAGCTAGATGGCGTGACAATAACTTTCAGCCCTTAGATTagcacataaaaaataaaataaaataaaaactaggtGTGCATCCAAGAGTGATGATATACATCACACGGGCGTGAATGAACAGTCATGCATGCccgtgtttatttttttattttttttaataattaaaatattagaatataatattttaatattttaaaatatgaaatcaCACAGGCGTGCATGACTGTTTATGCACACCCGTGTGATATATATCATCATTCGTGCATCCAATgactatttttatttctatatcATCCAATTATATGACAATTGTATATgaatctactaaataaaattattcataaaTTGATTAAGGGAACACTTAGGAAAGAAATACCTAGGAATAGGCTTTGGCATTTGTAACTCATTccttaaattaatcaaatgcTTAGCAAGAATATAAAAATGAAGCAAGTAATTAAATTGATGTCATTATATTTCTTGTTGAGGAAAGAATCACATTGCTTCCCAAGAAGATGTAATCATCCATATTCAGAGCACATTCTTTAGCAAAGTCGACCACTTCCaatcttgtttttggaagcattctcataAGATCTtccattctctcttccatccggATCTAGAGTGTGAAAGTTCCTCCCTTTAACCATTTTCAAGCAtttaattagggaaaaaaaaaaaatgaatgactCCGGACTGGAGTGAGAGACCAAGATACTTTATCATAAGTGAATTACGGAGACAGATTGaactcaaaatttaattatttaattaatattttaatattacctccatatattatataataagaAGCCTAATTATATAATTTGTATTATAGGATTATAGTAAATTATGTGTAGCTTTAACTGGTCATTTAAGCTTATAATGTTTGAGCAATATCGATGTTGTAGTAGTATATACACAATTTCGGTTCATTATCAAACCATTTTGACACAATCAGAAtcctaattttttataaaaataaaaaataaaataaaaaatcaccatGATCCACATACCAATgctgatttataattaattgatatatttttcttgatattattggtctaacaaagttttcttttaactCGGTTTATTAAATTGACGGCCATCCTTAGAGCATGTGATTCTTACATGCAGCATTAAAGGAACTTCCTCCAGAAACCCTATCCTTATTAACCACACCCGCTACTACTTAAAGATGGgataaaagaaaccaaaatacacttttggaAAATAGAATTTGATCagcttttttcattttcattgctgaaattTAAATAGTTTCAGTTTTATAACcttgaacaaattaaaaatttgtaattagtCCTGCATGCCAAGTTCTATAACAGTGCTACATCAACCTTTGATCAGCCACATGCACATCCCAATTTCTGCAGATAGACAAAGGACAACATTGTAAACCCATACATGTCTTCATTGAGTGTGTCTTCGAAATAATAATGACAGACACACAGTAAATACAAGCTTGGAAGATTCTGAAAAAAAGCAACACAAGCTGGCCAGTGTCCCATATATGTTGACATTTCTTTTCTGAATAAGAAAGAATACCaaacaatatttatatataaatccCACATAAACTTTGTACTGTTGGCTTCATTTGTTTATCCTTGAGCAGTAgctacaaaataatgacataATAGTTAAGATTGCACCATAAAATCTGTGGCTTGTAACTCAAATTTTAGTTGGTGCATGCTTCTAGTGCTGGAGAGGAGAATTAAGACCCTCTTGAGAAGACAGTGAATGGAGAGGTTGGTGCCTCTTGGAAGGGAAAGCTGACGGTATTTTCCTGAAAGAAGGCCTTTTATCCAGATGATGTAGGGCTCTCTTGTTATAAAGTGTCTGAAACAATGGGGAAGCTCTCTCCTTTAACTTCAGAGCGATGAAGAAAAGTAACCGGTAAAATAGAACAAGAAGCACTAGAGCAGCTAAGTCCCACCACTTGGAATGATCAATGGGCATGCGATAAATTGTTTCAATAACATCCTTGCCCTTCAATTTCGGGTCACCCGGTATTAGAGGATCGAATTCAAGCCCAATCAAGTCATTCTTGTAGGCACCCTAGACGTCCAATTGTTGTTAAAAATGAAATCATTCATCAGCCATGTGGAAGTAGGACTAATTATAAGATAAACTAATAATATCCTATTATAGTTGatgtacatttttttattttttctgagcaaataaTATACAGCAGCAAAATTTACTCAAAGAAACAGAAACAAAGGAAATATCATCCTAACTAGGGGTGTTATATCACTAATAGAGACCACAACAACAGGGGCAGGAATCAGAATGCTTCCACTAAGGACAGTGGAGGCGACCGACCCATATAGCAAGATTATGCATAGTTCAATTTGCAATGGTGATGAACTTTGCAAAGGCAAAGAGCCCAATCTGGGATGGAGAATAGATATCTGCAATCTTCAAATGAATGGTTTCAATTGATAATAGCATACAATCAACGTTGTTTTGAGTAAAGTactgaccctttttttttttagtgcttaAAATGACTCAGACTGATAGTCAGTTGTATgtctcagaaaaattttcagaGATCTAAATTTTTCTTTGGATGGAAATCATCTAACAAAACCAATTAAACCTTTCTGAGCTGCTTCTCTGACCTTATAAGAGAAACAATCTTTCTTATCCAACAGTCTGGTCCTTGAACACATATAGTTGTAAATACCAATAGCTTATATCTAGGAGGGAGAGAACTTtctttttgaatgtttgttaaTATGTATTGGGAagtgtttcttgttttttgtttgaaaaaagtatTCTGATGAgacataaaacatttttgaatgttttgtgttttggattgcttgttaatatttttgttttgagaacagaaaacaaaagacaaaacaaaaacttttacaaacgtAGCTTTTTCAGGCTGATTTGATTTCGATTCATTTTCCATGTTCTATTTGAATtatttccctgaaaatattctctattaTCTATATTTTGGTCATGAGTCATAATTGAACCCAATACCTCTCTCAACCCCATTAGATACCCTCTATTGCTACATTATGAGAACATTATTATGCTTGAGCAAAATatccaaaatttatttcatgtagACTTACCTTTAGTCCCCATGAGCCATAACTGAGATAGGAAATTGGATAGCGCCAAAATGGCTTGGGAAGATCGGCCAGCAAGCGGAAGAAACCAGAGGTCAGCATGAAGATTCCCTGCCGAAACAataaataatgatgatgatgatgatgccaaCTCGGCATGCTCAAACCCAATGACAgaaatgagaagaagaaaaaaatagcatCTTGTCAAAGGCTTAAGACATGTTCTTACAATGATTCCCGCCCCTGCAATAATTCCCATCAGGAAATTTGGGACCAAAGAAGCTACAACCATCATGAGGCTCTCTATAACCGAAATGCAGAGATATATATTAAGACTGTAGTAGATATAATGAGAAAACTCCGGTCTAAATTTCACCATGTAGAAAGTGATAGTCCCTGTAGAAAATGCAATAGCAACCAAGAAGGGGAACGAAGAAAGGAAGTTGGATAGAATAAACACAGTTACTCCATAATACCCATTAAGCCTCTCTCGATAAAAAACCTGtttcaggggaaaaaaaattatcatgatGCTAAAGTGAGAGGAAGGAAAGTTCTCAATAGACATTTCCTCAATATAATATCATGAATGGGATTGTTTACCTTCATCTCTTCAACAAAGGATGGAAAGCCTCCAATTGACATAAATGTCATAAACCCCGACACAAATCCACCACAGGCTCCACGGGCCAAGATTGATGTGTAGCCAGTGCCAACATCAAAATAGATAGTACCCACACATATAGATACAACAATATAGATCATTATCCTACACCAGTAATATCCCACATCTCTAGACATGTTAACAGCTGATCTCTGCGTTAATGTTAAAAGTTGCTTCCACCAACTTGCTTgacttgaaattttgttttcaagtGCAAACCCTTCCTGCAAGAATTAACCCATTCATATTTGTTATAAGCAAGTTGTTAACAATTAAACATATCTGACATCACTCGATAACCACTAATTGTGTTATGTTAGTAAGAGTTGCTTTTGTACATGTTCTGGTGAAATTTTGTGTAGTATGGATCTCAGTATGCAACATGCACAACTCACTGTAGGAATTGAAATGCATAGCCAAGTTGGAATACTTACAATGGTTGATAATGCTTGAATCCTATTTCCTGCACTTTTTGCATATTGTGAGCGCCTGTATTTCTCAATAAGCATTGCTTTGATCTCTGCTGTAGCCAAATTCGTGAAAGGATCTGATGAAGTTTGGACGTCCTATTATAAAAAGgcagagaataaataaatactcCATTCATTCAATCCATCAAGCCAAGATCCAGATATCCAATAGAAGGCCCCAGTGATGaaatttacttattcatttagaaaaaaaaaaaaagatgaacaagaacaagaagagaaagaagttTGAAGTTAAGTAGGCTTCTGGAGATGTTCAACAACTATGCATACAGAAAATAAGATGAGACATTTAAAGACATTTACTTCTAATTTTCACATAGAGAACCacagaaatagaaaaagaaatttgcaAATACCACACAAGAGTTTTGCAAGTAATGCGTACATGAAGTCTTTGAGATCCTTTCAATGTGGCAGTTACAATGTCAAAATCTGAATTGACACAACGTAGGAAGTGATCAGAAGGATTCCTTCTACTTGGACATGGAAAACCCGCTTCAGCAAAGAACtgtaaaaatttttaaaaataaaataacagattAGATTACAATCAGAAAGTACTTGGTTCAAATTCGGAATCAAAATAAACCTTTTGAGAGTGGTATGAGTTTATTCTCTAACATGACAACCATTTAATGTTAGGATTAAACTCTTGAATTGCAAAGCCATGCTAATGAAAAAGAGGTAGATATGTACTATTATACCTGTACTGCCAACTTTGCTTCTCCGAAATACACAGTTTCGCCACTAGATAGTAAGAAGAGGTCATCAAAGAGTGCAAAGACTTCGCTACTTGGTTGGTGAATTGAAGAGATAACAGTCCTTCCATCACGTGCAATATTTCTAAGAGTTTGAACAACAAAGAAAGCTGAGGCACTATCAAGGCCACTAGTGGGTTCATCGAGAAACAATAAACAAGGTCGTGTGACGATTTCGAGTGCAATGCTTACTCTTTTCTTCTCCCCACCACTTACACCTCTTAAGTGCCAGTTTCCAATCAACCTATCCGCACAATCTTGGAGACCCATTTCAATGATTGTTCCCTCCACGATGCTACTGACTTCTTCTTTGGTCATTCTAGTTGGAAGCCTCAAATGTGCCGAGTAAGTTATGGTTTCTCTGACAGTAAGAGTTCCTAACAACACATCCTCTTGAGTCACATAAGCCTGAAATTTGCACATACAAtagtaaattaaattaaaagagaatCACTCTACTTGCAGAGTTAAGGAGACAAAAGGGTCAGCCACCAAATGGCCATTATATATGTTTTGCAGCATTAATTTCATTTAATACAGTATCGATTATTTTGATCTTgaggttaaaaagaaaaaaagttagcattttcaacaaatttCAACTTGATGTTACAAATAATTTTCAACGTCCAAAGAAATTATGCACATTagtatttcattttattttagttaaggATTGGAAAGTGATCTAATACTACATTAATCTTTGGTTTTATAACAATTATGAACAATTGGTTGCCAGCTTCAAGAGAATTTGTCATCGTAAGCCTACCTCCAGGCAGTCGGGTACTTTCAAGATTCTTGCTAGTGCAATCACCTTTAGGTTGTTGCAGAAGCCATTACCCAGATGATAAAACATCACATATTTTAAAGTGAACCATTGCAATGTGTTAGTCCTTTCACTCAGTTACTCTTTTTGAAATAACCAGTACTCCTACTTGATGATGTGTGGCCCTTTAACAGTGTATCCAGATTGACCATTTAAGGAAGCATTGGACAGATGCAAccaatattgatgaatatataaATTCAATGACAGATAACAGCCTAAATTGAAGCACCTATAAGGAATATCATATTGCAATATGGATCTAAATGCGACCTATGTAGAAGATTTCAAGCCATGTATAAGATTTAaacaatttcttcatttcttttctgGCATGGAATTCGTGGAGTCTTcagatgaaaatgaaaatgactgaACATCCTCCAGTTTTTGAATCAAAATCCACGATATGCAAAATTAAGAACCTACACATGATACTTACAACAGCACCATAGTCGTCTGCTCTCCTCTTCTTCCCATTTAGAAGAATATTTCCAGTCATGATAACATTTCTTGAGAGTCTACCTGTGTCAAGATCAAGGATTGTAAGTGTAAAAATGTGTATGagaaaataactttatttttttttctttt from Corylus avellana chromosome ca10, CavTom2PMs-1.0 includes:
- the LOC132163393 gene encoding ABC transporter G family member 15-like, with the protein product MEIEVGSSSYSGGDGERNVSVNGAERGTYLVWEDLTVVLPNFGNKPTRRLLHGLRGFAEPGRIMAIMGPSGSGKSTLLDSLAGRLSRNVIMTGNILLNGKKRRADDYGAVAYVTQEDVLLGTLTVRETITYSAHLRLPTRMTKEEVSSIVEGTIIEMGLQDCADRLIGNWHLRGVSGGEKKRVSIALEIVTRPCLLFLDEPTSGLDSASAFFVVQTLRNIARDGRTVISSIHQPSSEVFALFDDLFLLSSGETVYFGEAKLAVQFFAEAGFPCPSRRNPSDHFLRCVNSDFDIVTATLKGSQRLHDVQTSSDPFTNLATAEIKAMLIEKYRRSQYAKSAGNRIQALSTIEGFALENKISSQASWWKQLLTLTQRSAVNMSRDVGYYWCRIMIYIVVSICVGTIYFDVGTGYTSILARGACGGFVSGFMTFMSIGGFPSFVEEMKVFYRERLNGYYGVTVFILSNFLSSFPFLVAIAFSTGTITFYMVKFRPEFSHYIYYSLNIYLCISVIESLMMVVASLVPNFLMGIIAGAGIIGIFMLTSGFFRLLADLPKPFWRYPISYLSYGSWGLKGAYKNDLIGLEFDPLIPGDPKLKGKDVIETIYRMPIDHSKWWDLAALVLLVLFYRLLFFIALKLKERASPLFQTLYNKRALHHLDKRPSFRKIPSAFPSKRHQPLHSLSSQEGLNSPLQH